The following are from one region of the Streptomyces decoyicus genome:
- a CDS encoding glycosyltransferase family 4 protein produces the protein MRVVLVTESFPPDVNGVSHCALETARHLVRRGHDPLVIAPLGGAAPAAGTYESPCPVVRVPSVPLPGYPQVRIALPGRRLSAALDGHRPDLVHLASPFVLGARGMAAAARRQVPAIAVYQTDLGRYARTYLGGGAAAAWRRIRAVHAAADRTLAPSSAALLDLTEHGVPRVHLWPRGVDSERFHPGRRDVVLRSSLTAGRELLVGYVGRLAPEKDVRLLAETSRLPGVRTVVIGEGPSAAGLRTALPEARFLGRRTGDELARLYASLDVFVHTGPYETFCQTVQEAMASGVPVVAPRAGGPLDLVDHGRTGLLVTPGDGGAFRDAVRLFADSADLRVRYGAAARRAVADRTWAAVGDQLLGHYEAVLGDRTAVAA, from the coding sequence ATGCGTGTCGTTCTCGTCACCGAATCCTTCCCGCCCGATGTCAACGGCGTCTCCCACTGCGCCCTGGAAACTGCCCGGCATCTCGTCCGGCGCGGCCACGATCCGCTCGTCATCGCGCCGCTCGGTGGCGCTGCGCCGGCCGCCGGTACGTACGAGAGCCCTTGCCCCGTCGTCCGTGTGCCCTCCGTGCCGCTGCCCGGTTACCCGCAGGTGCGGATCGCGCTGCCCGGACGCCGGCTGTCCGCGGCGCTCGACGGGCACCGCCCCGACCTGGTGCACCTCGCCAGCCCCTTTGTGCTCGGCGCCCGGGGCATGGCGGCCGCCGCCCGCCGCCAGGTGCCCGCGATCGCCGTCTACCAGACCGATCTGGGCCGCTACGCCCGCACCTACCTCGGTGGCGGCGCGGCCGCGGCCTGGCGCCGTATCCGGGCGGTGCATGCTGCCGCCGACCGCACCCTGGCGCCCTCCAGCGCGGCGCTGCTGGACCTGACCGAGCACGGCGTGCCGCGGGTGCATCTGTGGCCGCGCGGCGTCGACTCCGAACGGTTCCACCCCGGACGGCGCGACGTGGTGCTGCGCAGCTCGCTGACCGCGGGGCGGGAGCTGCTGGTGGGGTACGTGGGGCGGCTCGCACCGGAGAAGGACGTCCGGCTGCTGGCCGAGACCTCGCGGCTGCCGGGCGTACGCACCGTCGTCATCGGCGAGGGGCCCAGCGCCGCCGGGCTGCGCACCGCGCTGCCGGAGGCCCGCTTCCTCGGCCGCCGTACCGGGGACGAACTCGCCCGGCTCTACGCCTCGCTGGACGTGTTCGTCCACACCGGGCCGTACGAGACGTTCTGCCAGACGGTGCAGGAGGCGATGGCCTCCGGCGTGCCGGTGGTGGCGCCGCGGGCGGGCGGTCCGCTCGACCTGGTGGACCACGGCCGTACGGGGCTGCTGGTGACACCGGGCGACGGCGGCGCGTTCCGGGACGCGGTGCGGCTGTTCGCGGACAGCGCCGACCTGCGGGTCCGGTACGGTGCCGCGGCCCGCAGAGCGGTGGCGGACCGCACCTGGGCGGCGGTCGGCGACCAGCTCCTGGGCCACTACGAGGCCGTGCTCGGCGACCGGACGGCGGTGGCGGCATGA
- a CDS encoding SGNH/GDSL hydrolase family protein, protein MPEQAPGGGRGPAPARFVALGDSLTEGLGDPVPGGGRRGWAALLAGTLGERPGGVELVNLARSGALAAELAERQLPAARELAPRFASVVVGANDTLRAAFAIERVAAALDRAHGALSADGAVVLTACLPDPGRMLGLPAPLSRPLARRMRAVNTVVHAVSARYQGVHLHLAEHPWVTERASWSVDRLHPGERGHRLLARGFHAALAAAGVSVGPPPALTLDGPPPTRAGSARWMATRGTRWVADRCTDLLPGLLGLALQECRHGLAGSGRLLDAAAERATRGALAALTEPDGAPAWKAPAAVRGAATMTG, encoded by the coding sequence ATGCCGGAGCAGGCGCCGGGCGGCGGCCGTGGCCCGGCTCCGGCCCGCTTCGTCGCGCTCGGCGATTCGCTCACCGAGGGCCTGGGCGACCCCGTACCGGGCGGCGGCCGGCGGGGCTGGGCGGCCCTGCTCGCCGGGACGCTGGGCGAGCGTCCGGGCGGTGTGGAGCTGGTGAACCTGGCGCGGAGCGGGGCACTGGCGGCGGAGCTGGCCGAGCGGCAACTGCCCGCGGCGCGGGAGCTCGCGCCGCGCTTCGCCTCTGTGGTCGTCGGGGCGAACGACACCCTGCGCGCGGCCTTCGCCATCGAACGGGTCGCGGCCGCACTGGACCGGGCGCACGGTGCGCTGAGCGCCGACGGGGCCGTGGTGCTGACGGCGTGTCTGCCCGATCCGGGCCGGATGCTGGGGCTGCCCGCGCCGCTGTCCCGTCCGCTGGCCCGCCGGATGCGCGCCGTGAACACCGTCGTCCATGCGGTGTCCGCCCGCTACCAGGGCGTGCATCTGCACCTCGCCGAGCACCCCTGGGTCACCGAACGGGCCTCCTGGAGCGTGGACCGGCTGCACCCCGGCGAGCGCGGCCACCGGCTGCTGGCCCGCGGCTTCCACGCGGCGCTCGCCGCCGCCGGCGTGAGCGTCGGACCGCCGCCCGCGCTCACCCTCGACGGTCCGCCGCCGACCCGCGCCGGATCCGCCCGGTGGATGGCGACCCGCGGCACCCGCTGGGTCGCCGACCGCTGTACGGATCTGCTGCCCGGCCTGCTCGGCCTGGCGCTCCAGGAGTGCCGGCACGGTCTGGCCGGATCCGGGCGGCTGCTGGACGCCGCGGCCGAGCGGGCCACCCGCGGTGCTCTCGCCGCCCTGACCGAACCGGACGGTGCCCCGGCGTGGAAAGCCCCTGCGGCGGTGAGGGGCGCTGCGACAATGACAGGATGA
- a CDS encoding glycosyltransferase — protein MNARRTTGAALRIVRIANFVTPASGGLRTALRELGAGYRAAGHEPVLIVPGPPGTGGRAGLRDEATAQGRVITVPGPELPGSGGYRMLTDRRRLQRLLDSLAPDRLEVSDRTTLRWTGEWARRARVPAVMVSHESVDGVLRTWGVPPPLARAAADRLNLRTAHAYSRVVCTTDWAAAEFTRAGARNVVRAPLGVDLAVWHPDCRSPELRRRWAGRAEVLLLLCSRLSQEKRPGRALDALAELRCRGIDATLVVAGDGPLRARLEARVRAERLPAAFLGHLADRSRLAALQAGADVALAPGPAETFGLAALEALACGTPVVASAASAPAGLVGSGGDTALDDGPSFADAVQRVLARPEPARRAAARRRAEGYGWQPAIDAFLAAHDAPAPLGRPVAASSSPSPAGPPGGW, from the coding sequence ATGAACGCGCGGCGCACCACCGGGGCGGCCCTGCGGATCGTCCGGATCGCCAACTTCGTCACCCCGGCCTCCGGCGGTCTGCGCACCGCGCTGCGTGAACTGGGCGCGGGCTACCGGGCCGCCGGGCACGAGCCGGTGCTCATCGTCCCCGGACCGCCGGGGACGGGCGGGAGGGCCGGCCTCCGCGACGAAGCCACCGCGCAGGGCCGGGTGATCACCGTGCCGGGTCCTGAGCTGCCGGGCAGCGGCGGCTACCGCATGCTGACCGACCGCCGACGGCTCCAGCGGCTGCTGGACTCGCTGGCCCCCGACCGGCTGGAGGTCTCCGACCGGACGACGCTGCGGTGGACGGGTGAATGGGCGCGCCGGGCGCGGGTGCCCGCGGTGATGGTCTCGCACGAGAGCGTCGACGGGGTGCTGCGCACCTGGGGCGTGCCGCCGCCGCTGGCCCGCGCCGCCGCGGACCGGCTCAACCTCCGTACGGCGCACGCCTACAGCCGCGTCGTGTGCACCACCGACTGGGCGGCGGCGGAGTTCACCCGGGCCGGTGCGCGCAACGTGGTGCGCGCTCCGCTCGGTGTCGATCTCGCCGTCTGGCACCCGGACTGCCGCAGCCCGGAGCTGCGACGGCGCTGGGCGGGCCGGGCGGAGGTCCTGCTGCTGCTCTGCTCCCGGCTGTCGCAGGAGAAGCGTCCCGGGCGGGCCCTGGACGCACTGGCGGAGCTGCGGTGCCGCGGGATCGACGCGACGCTGGTGGTGGCCGGTGACGGGCCGCTGCGTGCACGTCTGGAGGCCCGGGTGCGGGCCGAGCGGCTGCCCGCGGCCTTCCTCGGACATCTCGCCGACCGGTCCCGGCTCGCCGCGTTGCAGGCCGGTGCCGACGTCGCACTGGCGCCCGGCCCGGCCGAGACCTTCGGGCTGGCCGCCCTGGAGGCGCTTGCCTGCGGCACGCCGGTGGTCGCCAGTGCGGCCTCGGCGCCGGCGGGTCTCGTCGGCAGCGGCGGTGACACGGCGCTCGACGACGGGCCCTCGTTCGCCGATGCGGTCCAGCGGGTCCTGGCCCGGCCCGAGCCCGCCCGGCGCGCCGCCGCCCGCCGCCGTGCCGAGGGCTACGGCTGGCAGCCCGCCATCGATGCCTTCCTCGCGGCGCACGACGCGCCCGCACCGCTCGGCAGGCCGGTCGCCGCCTCGTCCTCGCCGTCCCCGGCCGGCCCGCCCGGCGGGTGGTGA
- a CDS encoding hydantoinase B/oxoprolinase family protein produces MTGRWEFWIDRGGTFTDVVGRRPDGRLVTGKLLSHHPERYRDAAVAGIRMMLGLGPDEPVPAERVSVVKMGTTVATNALLERKGEPTVLLTTAGFRDALRIAYQNRPRIFDRRIVLPEALYDRVIEVPERIGAQGELVRPLDVDEVRRALIRARADGLRSAAVVLLHGYRHAEHERAVAELARRAGFAQVSCSHEVSPLMKLVPRGDTTVVDAYLSPILGRYVDEIAAQLPGIRLMFMQSNGGLRQAAHFRGKDAVLSGPAGGVVGMVRTAAEAGGGHDRVIGFDMGGTSTDVSHYAGEFERVFGNEVAGVRMRAPMMNIHTVAAGGGSVLHFDGRRYRVGPDSAGADPGPACYRRGGPLTVTDANVMLGRIQPAHFPAVFGPEGDELLDAGIVRTRFAELAARAAAETGDDRGPEEVAAGFLGIAVLNMANAVKKISVQRGHDITRYALTSFGGAGGQHACAVADALGIDTVLVPPLAGVLSAYGIGVADATAMREQAVEAEFTDPGAVGRVHEVCEALAGQTRRELLDDGVPDESVSTRARVLIRYAGTDSTIGVPLADAETMTAEFVRAHRERYAFTMDKPLVAEAVSVEALGAAGGAGGYEALSGGSEGEPVPAATVRMYAGGRWQDTGLYRRTDLRPGDTLTGPAVVAEEDATTVLDPDWRAAMGEGGHLLLTRARPRTDRVAVGTEADPVMLEVFNSLFMAIAEQMGVRLENTAHSVNIKERLDFSCALFDADGNLIANAPHIPVHLGSMGESIKEVLRRRAGEMRPGDVYAINDPYHGGTHLPDVTVVTPVFDTEGAELLFLVASRGHHAEIGGITPGSMPAFSSTIQEEGILFDNWLLVRDGELREDATRELLAAGPYPSRAPDANLADLRAQIAANEKGIQELRRMTEQFGLDVVQAYMGHVQDNAEESVRRIIARLSDGSCRYETDSGAEIHVALTVDRAARGAVLDFAGTSPQQPGNANAPSSVVMAAVLYVFRTLVADDIPLNSGCLKPVEVRIPEGSMLAPVFPAATVAGNVETSQAVTGALYAALGVQAEGSGTMNNVTFGNDRVQYYETVASGSGAGDGFDGADAVQTHMTNSRLTDPEVLEWRYPVRVDSFAIRSGSGGTGRWHGGCGVERRLRFLEPMTVALLTNHRRIAPYGMAGGAPGALGANSIERADGSREELAGCDAADVGVDDVLVLRTPGGGGYGAVDED; encoded by the coding sequence ATGACCGGACGCTGGGAGTTCTGGATCGACCGCGGTGGCACGTTCACGGACGTCGTCGGCAGGCGACCGGACGGGCGGCTGGTCACCGGCAAGCTGCTCTCGCACCACCCGGAGCGCTATCGGGACGCCGCGGTGGCCGGCATCCGGATGATGCTGGGGCTCGGCCCGGACGAACCGGTGCCCGCCGAGCGGGTCTCCGTCGTCAAGATGGGCACCACCGTCGCCACCAACGCCCTGCTGGAGCGCAAGGGCGAACCGACGGTGCTGCTGACCACCGCAGGGTTCCGGGACGCGCTGCGGATCGCCTACCAGAACCGGCCGCGGATCTTCGACCGCCGGATCGTGCTGCCCGAAGCGCTCTACGACCGGGTGATCGAGGTGCCGGAGCGGATCGGCGCCCAGGGCGAGCTCGTCCGGCCGCTGGACGTGGACGAGGTCCGCCGGGCGCTGATCCGGGCCCGCGCGGACGGCCTGCGCAGCGCCGCCGTCGTCCTGCTGCACGGCTACCGCCATGCCGAGCACGAGCGGGCCGTCGCCGAGCTGGCCAGACGGGCCGGCTTCGCCCAGGTCAGCTGCTCGCACGAGGTCAGCCCGCTGATGAAGCTGGTGCCGCGCGGCGACACCACCGTCGTCGATGCCTATCTCTCCCCGATCCTGGGCCGCTATGTCGACGAGATCGCCGCCCAACTCCCCGGTATCCGGCTGATGTTCATGCAGTCCAACGGCGGACTGCGGCAGGCCGCACACTTCCGTGGCAAGGACGCCGTGCTGTCCGGCCCCGCGGGGGGCGTCGTCGGCATGGTCCGGACGGCCGCCGAGGCGGGCGGCGGCCACGACCGGGTGATCGGCTTCGACATGGGCGGCACGTCCACCGATGTGTCGCACTACGCCGGGGAGTTCGAGCGGGTCTTCGGCAACGAGGTCGCGGGCGTACGGATGCGCGCGCCCATGATGAACATCCACACCGTCGCGGCCGGCGGCGGCTCCGTACTCCACTTCGACGGCCGCCGCTACCGGGTCGGCCCCGACTCGGCCGGCGCGGACCCGGGACCGGCCTGCTACCGGCGCGGCGGACCGCTCACCGTCACGGACGCCAATGTGATGCTCGGCCGCATCCAGCCCGCCCATTTCCCCGCGGTGTTCGGGCCGGAGGGCGACGAGCTGCTGGACGCCGGCATCGTCCGCACCCGCTTCGCGGAGCTGGCCGCGCGGGCCGCGGCCGAGACCGGGGACGACCGCGGCCCCGAGGAGGTCGCGGCCGGCTTCCTCGGCATCGCGGTGCTCAACATGGCCAACGCCGTCAAGAAGATCTCCGTCCAGCGCGGCCACGACATCACCCGCTACGCCCTGACCAGCTTCGGCGGAGCCGGCGGCCAGCACGCCTGCGCGGTCGCCGACGCGCTGGGCATCGACACGGTGCTCGTCCCGCCGCTGGCCGGGGTGCTCTCCGCGTACGGCATCGGGGTCGCCGACGCCACCGCGATGCGCGAGCAGGCCGTCGAGGCGGAGTTCACCGACCCCGGGGCCGTCGGCCGGGTGCACGAGGTGTGCGAGGCCCTCGCCGGACAGACCCGGCGCGAACTCCTCGACGACGGGGTGCCGGACGAGTCGGTCAGCACCCGCGCCCGGGTGCTGATCCGTTACGCCGGGACCGACTCCACCATCGGTGTCCCGCTGGCCGACGCCGAGACCATGACCGCCGAATTCGTCCGGGCACACCGCGAGCGCTACGCCTTCACCATGGACAAACCCCTGGTGGCCGAGGCGGTGTCGGTCGAGGCGCTGGGCGCGGCCGGCGGCGCGGGCGGCTACGAGGCGCTGTCCGGCGGCAGCGAAGGGGAGCCGGTGCCCGCCGCCACGGTCCGGATGTACGCGGGCGGCCGCTGGCAGGACACCGGCCTCTACCGCCGCACGGACCTGCGCCCCGGCGACACCCTCACCGGCCCGGCCGTCGTCGCCGAGGAGGACGCGACCACGGTCCTGGACCCGGACTGGCGGGCGGCCATGGGCGAGGGCGGACACCTCCTGCTGACCCGGGCCCGGCCGCGCACCGACCGGGTCGCGGTCGGCACCGAGGCCGACCCGGTGATGCTGGAGGTCTTCAACAGCCTCTTCATGGCCATCGCCGAGCAGATGGGCGTCCGTCTGGAGAACACCGCACACTCCGTCAACATCAAGGAGCGCCTCGACTTTTCCTGCGCCCTCTTCGACGCCGACGGCAATCTGATCGCCAACGCCCCGCACATTCCCGTGCACCTGGGCTCGATGGGGGAGTCCATCAAGGAGGTGCTCCGGCGCCGCGCCGGCGAGATGCGGCCGGGCGATGTGTATGCGATCAACGACCCGTACCACGGGGGCACCCACCTCCCCGACGTCACCGTCGTCACTCCCGTCTTCGACACCGAGGGGGCCGAGCTGCTGTTCCTGGTCGCCTCCCGCGGCCACCACGCCGAGATCGGCGGCATCACCCCGGGCTCGATGCCCGCCTTCAGCAGCACCATCCAGGAGGAGGGCATCCTCTTCGACAACTGGCTGCTGGTACGCGACGGCGAGCTGCGCGAGGACGCGACCCGCGAACTGCTCGCCGCCGGCCCCTACCCCTCCCGCGCTCCGGACGCCAACCTCGCCGACCTGCGCGCCCAGATCGCCGCCAACGAGAAGGGCATCCAGGAACTGAGGCGGATGACGGAGCAGTTCGGGCTGGATGTCGTCCAGGCCTACATGGGGCACGTCCAGGACAACGCCGAGGAATCGGTGCGGCGGATCATCGCGCGGCTGTCGGACGGCAGCTGCCGCTACGAGACCGACAGCGGGGCCGAGATCCACGTCGCGCTGACCGTCGACCGTGCCGCCCGCGGCGCCGTACTGGACTTCGCCGGCACCTCGCCCCAGCAGCCCGGCAATGCCAATGCGCCCAGCTCGGTGGTGATGGCGGCCGTCCTGTACGTCTTCCGCACCCTGGTCGCCGACGACATCCCGCTCAACAGCGGCTGCCTCAAGCCCGTCGAGGTCCGTATCCCGGAGGGTTCGATGCTCGCCCCCGTCTTCCCGGCGGCCACCGTCGCGGGGAATGTGGAGACCTCCCAGGCGGTCACCGGCGCGCTGTACGCCGCGCTCGGTGTCCAGGCCGAGGGCTCCGGCACCATGAACAACGTCACGTTCGGCAACGACCGGGTGCAGTATTACGAGACCGTCGCCAGCGGTTCGGGTGCCGGTGACGGCTTCGACGGCGCGGACGCCGTCCAGACCCATATGACCAACTCGCGGCTGACCGATCCCGAAGTGCTGGAGTGGCGCTACCCCGTCCGCGTCGACAGCTTCGCCATCCGCTCCGGCAGCGGCGGTACGGGCCGCTGGCACGGCGGCTGCGGTGTCGAGCGGCGGCTGCGCTTCCTGGAGCCGATGACGGTCGCCCTGCTGACCAACCACCGCAGAATCGCGCCGTACGGCATGGCGGGCGGCGCCCCCGGCGCGCTGGGCGCCAACTCCATCGAACGGGCCGACGGTTCGCGCGAGGAACTGGCCGGCTGCGACGCGGCGGACGTCGGCGTGGACGATGTGCTGGTGCTGCGCACACCGGGCGGCGGCGGATACGGGGCGGTGGACGAGGACTGA